CAGGAAGGGGATGGCGGCGGAGAGCAGCGAAACCAGCGCCAGTGCGCCCATCGCGCGGCGGCGGAAATCCTCCTTCAGCTCCGGGTCGTCCGTTTCGAGGATCAGGTAGACCGCGGCCAGGTAGGCGGACGATGCCAGCGTCATGCCCCCGACGGAGAGGGGAAACGGCGCCAGCCAGGCGCCCGTACCGCCGACAAGGGACGAAGGTCCCTCCCCGCGAACCGCCCCCGTGGACACCGCCCCGAGAACCACGCCCAGCAGGAGCGGCGTGAAAAGACTCGCACCCGCGAAGACGCCGCCCCACCATCCCGTCCCGCCTTCCTCGTGCGGGTGATGCGCATGGAACGCGAAGGCGGAACCCCGGAGGACGATCCCGGCAAGGACGAGGGTGAGGGGCACGAACAGGGCGGTGGACAGGACGGCGAAGGCCCTGGGAAACGCGGTGAACAGGACCACCACGACCACGATGATCCAGACGTGGTTCGTCTCCCAGACCGGCCCGATGGCGTGGATGATGAGGCGTTTCCGGGCCTCCGCCCTGGGACCGTGGTTCAGCAGTTCCCAAACGCCTCCGCCGAAATCCGCGCCTCCGGTGAGGGCGTACAGCACGAGGGACGCCAGAATGCATCCCGCCGCCAGGGTGGGGAGGGTCGGCATGCGTCACACCTCCCCTGACACCGTCGAGGCGGTCCCATCCCCCGCCGTGAAGAAGGGGCTCTCCGCCAGCTCCCTGCGCAGAAGGCGCGCCGCGAAGACACCCAGGGCGAGGTAGATGAGGGTGAAGAACGCGAACGGAAGGGCGAGCCCGCCCACCGGGGTCACGGCATCGGAAGTCCGCATCACTTTATAGATGACCCACGGCTGCCGCCCGAGCTCGGTCACGACCCAGCCTGCCTCCACGGCGAGGAGGCCCAGTGGGCCACAGGCAACAACGGCGCAAAGAAACGGCCGGGAGAAGAGCCGCTCCCGCCGCTTCCACCCCAGGATGGCGCCCGTCGCTCCCACGGCGGCCAGAGCTATGCCGCAGGCGACCATGACCTGGAACGCAAGGTGGACCGGTACGGGGTTGGGCCGCTCGTCCCTTGGGAAGGCGGACAACCCGACGACCTCTGCGTCCGGGTCGTGGAAAGCCAGGAGGCTTAAGGCCCCCGGGATCTCGATGGCGTAGCGGGTGGTTTCGTCCGCGGCGTCCGGCAGCCCTCCGATCCGCAACGGGGCACCGCGTTGCGTCCGGAACTGCCCTTCCAGCGCGGCGAGTTTCACGGGCTGGTTCCGGGCCAGGAAGCGGGCACTCATGTCACCGCTTACGGGCTGAAGCACCGCGGCCACCCCGCCGACCGACAGGGCGATCCCCAGCGCGACCCGGTGGAAGCCGTTCCGCGGTTCCCGCAGCAGCCGGAACGCGTGGATCCCCGCGACGGCGAACCCCGAAGCGGCGAAAGCGGCCAGCGTCATGTGGATCGCCTCGGTTTTCCAGGCCGGGTTGGCCATGGCCGCCAGCGGGGAGACGTCCACCGGCCTTCCCGCCATGAGCGTGAACCCGGCGGGGCTGTTCATCCAGGCGTTGGCGGCCACCACGAACACGCCCGAAAGGATTCCCCCCAGGGCCACCAGGCATCCCGCGGCGAGGTGCAGCGGTGGCGGGACCTTCTCCCAGCCGTAGAGGTAGATCCCGAGAAAGATCGCCTCGGTGAAGAAGGCGAATCCTTCGAGCGCGAAGGGCAGTCCGATGACCCCGCCGGCGAATTCCATGAAACGCGGCCAGAGAAGGCCGAGCTCGAAGGAGAGGACCGTCCCCGAGACGGCGCCGACGGCGAAGAGGACCGCGGTGCCCCGTCCCCACCGGCGGGCCAGCTCGGCATACACCGGCTTGCGGGTCCTGAGGTAGGCGCCTTCCGCAAGGACCATCAGGACCGGCATC
This genomic stretch from Deltaproteobacteria bacterium harbors:
- a CDS encoding cytochrome ubiquinol oxidase subunit I, which translates into the protein MAELDLARAQMAMLFAFHILFAVAGMGMPVLMVLAEGAYLRTRKPVYAELARRWGRGTAVLFAVGAVSGTVLSFELGLLWPRFMEFAGGVIGLPFALEGFAFFTEAIFLGIYLYGWEKVPPPLHLAAGCLVALGGILSGVFVVAANAWMNSPAGFTLMAGRPVDVSPLAAMANPAWKTEAIHMTLAAFAASGFAVAGIHAFRLLREPRNGFHRVALGIALSVGGVAAVLQPVSGDMSARFLARNQPVKLAALEGQFRTQRGAPLRIGGLPDAADETTRYAIEIPGALSLLAFHDPDAEVVGLSAFPRDERPNPVPVHLAFQVMVACGIALAAVGATGAILGWKRRERLFSRPFLCAVVACGPLGLLAVEAGWVVTELGRQPWVIYKVMRTSDAVTPVGGLALPFAFFTLIYLALGVFAARLLRRELAESPFFTAGDGTASTVSGEV
- a CDS encoding cytochrome d ubiquinol oxidase subunit II translates to MPTLPTLAAGCILASLVLYALTGGADFGGGVWELLNHGPRAEARKRLIIHAIGPVWETNHVWIIVVVVVLFTAFPRAFAVLSTALFVPLTLVLAGIVLRGSAFAFHAHHPHEEGGTGWWGGVFAGASLFTPLLLGVVLGAVSTGAVRGEGPSSLVGGTGAWLAPFPLSVGGMTLASSAYLAAVYLILETDDPELKEDFRRRAMGALALVSLLSAAIPFLSAGGAPEFHRDLTGSWWSVPLMGANALAALGAAVSLAYRAYPLARACAASQVALLLAGWGMAQHPYLVRPDLPISSSAASPEMLRLLLIILAAGGVLLFPAIYLLFRVFKKKALFGG